The following proteins come from a genomic window of Yinghuangia sp. ASG 101:
- a CDS encoding HIT family protein, protein MTSDPELQNGVGEPDAFQRLWTPHRMAYIKGEGKPTGPTADDGCPFCEIPKVDDETGLVVRRGDSVYAVLNLYPYNGGHLMVVPYRHVADYTELDDAETAELADFTKRAMTALRKASGAHGFNIGMNQGQVAGAGIAAHLHQHLVPRWGGDTNFMPVIGHTRILPQLLAETRAMIADAWPTD, encoded by the coding sequence ATGACGAGCGACCCGGAGCTGCAAAACGGTGTGGGGGAGCCGGACGCGTTCCAGCGACTGTGGACTCCGCACCGGATGGCGTACATCAAAGGTGAGGGCAAGCCCACCGGCCCCACCGCCGACGACGGCTGCCCGTTCTGCGAGATCCCCAAGGTGGACGACGAGACCGGTCTGGTCGTGCGCCGGGGGGACAGCGTGTACGCGGTGCTCAATCTGTACCCCTACAACGGCGGGCACCTCATGGTCGTCCCGTACCGGCACGTCGCCGACTACACCGAGCTGGACGACGCCGAGACGGCCGAGCTGGCCGACTTCACCAAGCGGGCCATGACCGCGCTGCGCAAGGCGTCCGGCGCGCACGGCTTCAACATCGGGATGAACCAGGGCCAGGTCGCCGGTGCGGGGATCGCCGCGCACCTGCACCAGCACCTGGTGCCGCGCTGGGGCGGCGACACCAACTTCATGCCGGTGATCGGGCACACTCGCATCCTGCCGCAGCTGCTCGCGGAGACGCGGGCGATGATCGCCGACGCCTGGCCGACGGACTGA
- a CDS encoding thiol-disulfide oxidoreductase DCC family protein yields the protein MTTRPVLVFDGDCGFCTKSVELVERRIDPDVEITAWQFADLDELGVTRERAMHEVLLVTPTGEVHGGAKAFAKLLAYRRGVWSVPGAVLQIPPVDVIAAWVYRLIADNRYRLPGGTPACAMSPERRPGAQAG from the coding sequence GTGACGACGCGCCCGGTGCTGGTGTTCGACGGGGACTGCGGGTTCTGTACGAAGTCGGTCGAGCTGGTCGAGCGCCGGATCGACCCCGATGTCGAGATCACCGCATGGCAGTTCGCCGACCTCGACGAACTCGGCGTGACCCGCGAGCGGGCGATGCACGAAGTCCTGCTGGTCACGCCGACCGGTGAGGTCCACGGCGGCGCGAAGGCGTTCGCGAAGCTGCTCGCGTACCGGCGCGGGGTGTGGAGCGTGCCCGGCGCGGTGCTGCAGATCCCGCCGGTCGACGTGATCGCCGCCTGGGTGTACCGGCTGATCGCCGACAACCGCTACAGACTTCCCGGCGGGACGCCGGCGTGCGCGATGTCGCCGGAGCGGCGGCCGGGGGCGCAGGCGGGCTGA
- a CDS encoding polysaccharide deacetylase family protein: MTSSRRALLRNLSLAGAGAAIGAAAAATAEHTLLADDGGQPRHGPATHPDRHTPPRHGHVDVNWNVDTEKKLIALTFDDGPMPDWTPMVLDTLEKADVPATFFTVGERIRDNARILRGRTGRHEYANHTWAHKNMATMDQAEAYDAIAKAHDMIEQVTGREPRHLRPPYGHLGGTTLLAAADLGYDITLWSLQMVESEYVANPSGLVTYIVDAVLPGTILLAHDTGAQDRLVALRGLPEMISGLRAKGFEFTTVSGLLEEAAVPAEPPAPAPAEAPAAPA; encoded by the coding sequence ATGACTTCTTCACGCCGCGCTCTCCTGCGCAACCTGTCCCTCGCCGGGGCGGGTGCGGCCATAGGCGCGGCGGCGGCGGCGACCGCGGAGCACACGCTGCTCGCCGACGACGGCGGCCAGCCCCGGCACGGACCGGCCACCCACCCCGACCGGCACACCCCGCCCCGGCACGGCCACGTGGACGTCAACTGGAACGTCGACACCGAGAAGAAGCTCATCGCCCTGACGTTCGACGACGGGCCGATGCCCGACTGGACGCCGATGGTGCTCGACACCCTGGAGAAGGCCGACGTGCCGGCCACGTTCTTCACCGTCGGGGAGCGCATACGCGACAACGCGCGGATCCTGCGGGGCCGGACGGGACGGCACGAGTACGCGAACCACACGTGGGCGCACAAGAACATGGCCACGATGGACCAGGCCGAGGCGTACGACGCGATCGCCAAAGCACACGACATGATCGAGCAGGTCACCGGGCGCGAACCCCGCCACCTCCGGCCGCCGTACGGCCATCTCGGCGGCACGACGCTCCTCGCCGCGGCCGACCTCGGCTACGACATCACGCTGTGGTCGCTGCAAATGGTCGAGTCGGAGTATGTGGCCAACCCCTCCGGCCTGGTCACCTACATCGTCGACGCGGTGCTGCCGGGCACGATTCTCCTGGCCCACGACACCGGGGCGCAGGACCGCCTGGTCGCGCTGCGCGGCCTGCCCGAGATGATCAGCGGGTTGCGGGCGAAAGGCTTCGAGTTCACCACCGTGTCGGGCCTCCTGGAGGAGGCCGCCGTTCCGGCGGAGCCCCCGGCCCCGGCCCCCGCCGAAGCCCCGGCGGCGCCCGCGTGA
- a CDS encoding elongation factor G-like protein EF-G2, translating into MADRSGGPNGAAGTGPAVDGPDRVRNVVLVGHTGAGKTTLVESLLVATGTIGRPGRVEDGTTVSDFEDIEHRQHRSVSLSVAPVAFDGVKINLLDTPGYADFVGDLRAGLRAADAALFVVSAADGVDGSTRMLWDECAAVGMPRAIVVTKLDSARADFDEVTAVCQEAFGDGDSDRVLPLYLPLHDGDGSVAGLLGLLTQRVFDYSSGARVVRDPEAEHLPLIQEARNRLIEAVIAESEDETLMDRYLGGEEVDVDTLVADLEVAVARGSFHPILASSTVNGLGSTELLEGIVRACPPPTEHEVPPVTTVAGRPREPLACDPEGPLVAEVVKTTSDPYVGRISLVRVFSGTLRPDTAVHVSGHGLADRGHEDHDVDEKVGALSSPLGKAQRQLNRGIAGDVVAVAKLTRAETGDTLSDPDAPLLMRPWVMPDPLLPVAIEAHSKADEDKLSQGLSRLVAEDPTLRLEHNPDTRQLVLWCMGEAHVDVLLDRLRSRYGVAVDAVPHKVSLLETFAGKASGRGRHVKQSGGHGQFAVCEIEVEPMPNGGGFEFVDKVFGGAVPRQFIPSVEKGVRAQMARGVAAGHPVVDLRVTLVDGKAHSVDSSDMAFQMAGALALREAAADCAVHLLEPVSEVGVIVSDDYVGGVMSDLSSRRGRVVGTEPVGTGRTLIRAEVPEIEISRYAIDLRSISHGTGTFSRAYVRHEPMPPNLAAKVKAETAH; encoded by the coding sequence TTGGCGGACAGATCTGGTGGACCGAACGGGGCCGCGGGCACGGGCCCTGCCGTGGACGGCCCCGACAGGGTGCGCAATGTCGTGCTCGTCGGCCATACGGGCGCCGGGAAGACGACGCTCGTGGAGTCCCTGCTCGTGGCGACCGGCACCATCGGCCGTCCCGGCCGCGTCGAGGACGGGACCACGGTGTCCGATTTCGAGGACATCGAGCACCGGCAGCACCGCTCGGTGTCGCTGTCGGTCGCCCCGGTCGCGTTCGACGGCGTCAAGATCAACCTGCTGGACACCCCCGGGTACGCGGACTTCGTCGGCGACCTGCGGGCCGGGCTCCGCGCGGCCGACGCGGCGCTTTTCGTCGTCTCCGCGGCGGACGGCGTCGACGGCTCGACGCGCATGCTGTGGGACGAGTGCGCGGCGGTCGGCATGCCCCGCGCGATCGTGGTCACCAAGCTCGATTCGGCCCGCGCCGACTTCGACGAGGTCACCGCGGTGTGCCAGGAGGCCTTCGGTGACGGCGACTCCGACCGCGTGCTGCCCCTGTATCTGCCGCTGCACGACGGCGACGGCTCGGTGGCGGGGCTGCTGGGGCTGCTCACGCAGCGGGTGTTCGACTACTCGTCCGGCGCCCGCGTGGTCCGCGACCCCGAGGCGGAGCACCTTCCGCTGATCCAGGAGGCCCGCAACCGCCTTATCGAGGCCGTCATCGCGGAGAGCGAGGACGAGACCCTGATGGACCGCTACCTCGGCGGCGAGGAGGTGGACGTCGACACGCTCGTGGCCGACCTGGAGGTGGCCGTCGCGCGCGGGTCCTTCCACCCGATCCTGGCGTCGTCGACGGTCAACGGGCTCGGCTCGACGGAGCTGCTGGAGGGGATCGTCCGCGCGTGCCCGCCGCCGACCGAGCACGAGGTGCCGCCGGTCACGACGGTCGCGGGCAGGCCGCGCGAGCCGCTGGCCTGCGATCCCGAGGGCCCGCTGGTCGCGGAGGTGGTCAAGACGACGTCGGATCCGTACGTCGGCCGGATCAGCCTCGTCCGGGTCTTCTCCGGGACGCTGCGCCCGGACACCGCCGTCCACGTGTCCGGGCACGGGCTGGCCGACCGGGGGCACGAGGACCACGACGTCGACGAGAAGGTCGGCGCGCTGTCGTCGCCGCTCGGCAAGGCCCAGCGGCAGCTGAACCGCGGCATCGCGGGCGACGTGGTGGCGGTCGCCAAGCTGACCCGCGCGGAGACCGGCGACACGCTGTCCGATCCGGACGCGCCGCTGCTGATGCGGCCGTGGGTGATGCCCGATCCGCTGCTGCCCGTCGCCATCGAGGCGCACAGCAAGGCCGACGAGGACAAACTGTCGCAGGGCCTGTCCCGCCTGGTCGCCGAGGACCCCACGCTGCGCCTCGAACACAACCCGGACACACGGCAGTTGGTGCTGTGGTGCATGGGCGAGGCGCATGTCGACGTGCTCCTCGACCGGCTGCGGTCGCGCTACGGCGTCGCGGTCGACGCGGTCCCGCACAAGGTGTCGCTGTTGGAGACCTTCGCGGGCAAGGCGTCGGGGCGCGGGCGGCACGTCAAGCAGTCCGGCGGGCACGGCCAGTTCGCGGTGTGCGAGATCGAGGTCGAGCCGATGCCGAACGGCGGAGGGTTCGAGTTCGTCGACAAGGTGTTCGGCGGTGCCGTCCCCCGGCAGTTCATCCCGTCCGTCGAGAAGGGCGTGCGCGCGCAGATGGCCCGCGGCGTCGCGGCCGGGCACCCGGTGGTGGACCTGCGGGTGACGCTCGTGGACGGCAAGGCCCACTCGGTGGACTCGTCCGACATGGCGTTCCAGATGGCCGGGGCGCTGGCGCTGCGCGAGGCGGCGGCCGACTGCGCGGTGCACCTCCTCGAACCCGTGTCGGAGGTCGGCGTCATCGTGTCCGACGACTACGTCGGCGGCGTGATGAGCGACCTGTCGTCACGCCGGGGGCGCGTGGTCGGCACCGAGCCCGTGGGCACCGGACGCACCCTGATCCGCGCCGAGGTCCCCGAGATCGAGATCAGCCGGTACGCGATCGACCTGCGCTCGATCTCCCACGGCACCGGCACGTTCAGCCGCGCCTATGTGCGCCACGAACCCATGCCGCCGAACCTGGCCGCGAAGGTCAAGGCCGAGACGGCGCACTGA
- the pgsA gene encoding phosphatidylinositol phosphate synthase — protein MLNKYARAFFTRVLNPFASFLIRKGVSPDTVTLIGTLGVVAGALVFFPFGHFFVGTLVITAFIFSDLVDGNMARQIGRSTKWGAFLDSTLDRVADAAIFGALAVWFAGDGDNLRLSVLCVFCLASGQVVSYTKARAESLGLKCDVSGLVERAERLVGVLVATGFSGLGVPYIQEVALWAIAVGSFVTVFQRMLAVRREADGLEMTRPGAAPEGGGAA, from the coding sequence ATGCTCAACAAATACGCACGCGCGTTCTTCACCCGCGTGCTCAACCCGTTCGCGAGCTTCCTCATCCGCAAAGGGGTCAGCCCCGACACCGTCACGCTCATCGGGACGCTCGGTGTCGTCGCCGGCGCGCTGGTGTTCTTCCCGTTCGGGCACTTCTTCGTCGGCACGCTGGTGATCACCGCGTTCATCTTCTCCGACCTGGTCGACGGCAACATGGCCCGGCAGATCGGCCGGTCGACCAAGTGGGGCGCGTTCCTCGACTCGACGCTGGACCGCGTCGCCGACGCCGCGATCTTCGGCGCGCTCGCCGTGTGGTTCGCCGGGGACGGCGACAACCTGCGGCTCTCCGTGCTGTGCGTGTTCTGCCTCGCCTCCGGCCAGGTCGTGTCGTACACCAAGGCCCGCGCCGAGAGCCTCGGCCTCAAATGCGACGTGTCCGGCCTGGTCGAACGCGCCGAACGCCTCGTCGGGGTGCTCGTCGCGACCGGCTTCTCCGGCCTCGGTGTCCCGTACATCCAGGAGGTCGCCCTCTGGGCGATCGCGGTCGGCAGCTTCGTCACCGTCTTCCAGCGCATGCTCGCGGTCCGGCGGGAGGCGGACGGCCTGGAGATGACCCGGCCGGGAGCGGCCCCGGAGGGCGGTGGCGCGGCGTGA
- a CDS encoding phosphatidylinositol mannoside acyltransferase → MRQRLVDAGFGLGWSLVKRLPEKVTRGAFTAAADVVWYRRGGGVTQLEANLRRVLPDAGDREIRAASRAGMRSYLRYFQEAFRLPVWDEKTVVARMSIAHLERLEEASARGKGVILALPHMGNWDLAGAAITARGYPFTTVAERLKPESLYTRFVAYRESLGMEVLPLTGGDGNTFGTLARRLRDGRLICLLADRDLTRNGVPVDFFGEQTRMPAGPAALSLQTGAALIPVTIAYRKVGIHATLHPVVRPPEEGDRKTRIAAMTQSVADAFAAGIRESPQDWHMLQRLWLSDLDAERRARIEGRAPDAPASPPDAPDAAPDDPAPAPDDPASGPGTGGTGSGSAA, encoded by the coding sequence GTGAGGCAGCGCCTGGTCGACGCGGGGTTCGGCCTGGGCTGGTCGCTCGTCAAGCGGCTGCCGGAGAAGGTCACGCGCGGGGCGTTCACCGCCGCCGCCGACGTCGTGTGGTACCGGCGCGGCGGCGGTGTCACGCAACTGGAGGCGAACCTCCGCCGGGTCCTGCCGGACGCCGGCGACCGGGAGATCCGGGCCGCGTCGCGCGCCGGGATGCGGTCGTACCTGCGCTACTTCCAGGAGGCGTTCCGGCTGCCGGTCTGGGACGAGAAGACCGTCGTCGCCCGCATGTCCATCGCCCACCTGGAACGGCTCGAAGAGGCCTCGGCACGCGGCAAGGGCGTCATTCTCGCGCTGCCGCACATGGGCAACTGGGACCTCGCCGGAGCCGCGATCACCGCGCGTGGCTACCCCTTCACCACGGTCGCCGAGCGGCTGAAACCCGAGTCGCTGTACACCCGGTTCGTCGCCTACCGCGAATCACTCGGCATGGAGGTCCTGCCGCTCACCGGCGGTGACGGCAACACCTTCGGGACGCTCGCCCGGCGCCTGCGCGACGGACGGCTCATCTGCCTCCTCGCCGACCGCGACCTGACGCGCAACGGCGTCCCGGTGGACTTCTTCGGCGAGCAGACGCGCATGCCCGCCGGGCCCGCGGCGCTGTCGCTCCAGACCGGCGCCGCGCTGATCCCGGTGACGATCGCGTACCGGAAGGTCGGCATCCACGCGACCCTGCACCCGGTCGTCCGGCCCCCCGAGGAAGGCGACCGGAAGACCCGCATAGCGGCCATGACGCAGAGTGTCGCGGACGCCTTCGCCGCCGGGATCCGCGAGAGCCCGCAGGACTGGCACATGCTGCAGCGGCTGTGGCTGTCCGACCTGGACGCCGAACGCCGCGCACGCATCGAGGGCCGCGCCCCCGACGCCCCGGCCTCGCCCCCGGACGCGCCGGACGCCGCCCCGGACGACCCGGCCCCCGCCCCGGACGACCCCGCATCCGGGCCCGGCACGGGCGGCACCGGCTCCGGGAGCGCCGCGTGA
- a CDS encoding glycosyltransferase family 4 protein, with protein sequence MRIGIVCPYSWDVPGGVQYHVRDLANWLTARDHDVSVLAPADDDTPLPPYVVGAGRAVPVRYNGSVARLNFGFLSAARVRRWIHDGDFDVLHIHEPATPSLSLLACWSASGPVVATFHTSNPRSRAMIAAYPILQPALEKISARIAVSEYARRTLVEHLGGDAVVIPNGVEVAYFADADAESAWQGTDEAPTLGFIGRIDEPRKGLPVLMAAFPRIAEAFPGVRLLVAGRGDAEEAAEDLPDGLRDQVTFLGMVSDQDKARLLRSVDLYLAPNTGGESFGIILVEAMSAGAPVLASDLDAFRQVLDGGRAGELFPVEDAGALADAATALLRDPARRARLRDIGRRHVRRYDWAAVGADILGVYETVIAGAGTRPGPRG encoded by the coding sequence GTGAGGATCGGCATCGTCTGCCCCTACTCCTGGGACGTGCCGGGCGGCGTGCAGTACCACGTGCGCGACCTCGCCAACTGGCTCACCGCCCGCGACCACGACGTCTCCGTCCTCGCCCCGGCCGACGACGACACCCCGCTGCCGCCCTACGTCGTCGGTGCCGGGCGCGCCGTCCCGGTTCGCTACAACGGCTCCGTCGCCCGGCTCAACTTCGGCTTCCTGTCCGCCGCACGGGTACGCCGCTGGATCCACGACGGCGACTTCGACGTCCTGCACATCCACGAGCCCGCGACCCCCAGCCTGTCGCTGCTCGCCTGCTGGTCGGCGTCCGGGCCGGTGGTGGCCACGTTCCACACGTCCAACCCCCGCTCGCGGGCGATGATCGCGGCGTACCCGATCCTGCAGCCCGCGCTGGAGAAGATCAGCGCGCGCATCGCCGTCAGCGAGTACGCGCGCCGCACGCTCGTGGAACACCTCGGCGGCGACGCGGTCGTCATCCCCAACGGCGTCGAGGTCGCGTATTTCGCCGACGCCGACGCGGAATCCGCGTGGCAAGGCACCGACGAGGCCCCCACACTCGGCTTCATCGGGCGCATCGACGAGCCCCGCAAAGGGCTGCCCGTGCTCATGGCCGCCTTCCCGCGCATCGCCGAGGCGTTCCCCGGGGTCCGCCTGCTGGTCGCCGGCCGCGGCGACGCCGAGGAAGCCGCCGAGGACCTGCCGGACGGCCTGCGCGACCAGGTCACCTTCCTCGGCATGGTCAGCGACCAGGACAAGGCCCGCCTGCTGCGCAGCGTCGACCTCTACCTCGCTCCCAACACCGGCGGCGAGAGCTTCGGCATCATCCTCGTCGAGGCCATGTCGGCCGGCGCCCCCGTCCTCGCGAGCGACCTGGACGCGTTCCGGCAGGTACTCGACGGCGGCCGGGCCGGCGAACTGTTCCCGGTCGAGGACGCCGGCGCGCTCGCCGACGCCGCCACCGCGCTCCTGCGCGACCCCGCGCGCCGCGCCCGGCTCCGCGACATCGGGCGCCGCCACGTGCGTCGCTACGACTGGGCCGCCGTCGGTGCCGACATCCTCGGTGTCTACGAAACCGTCATCGCCGGAGCCGGAACCCGGCCCGGTCCGAGAGGCTGA
- the pdxS gene encoding pyridoxal 5'-phosphate synthase lyase subunit PdxS, translated as MSTTPASPEPSGNAPKTGTDLVKRGMAEQLKGGVIMDVVTPEQARIAEDAGAVAVMALERVPADIRKDGGVARMSDPDMIDGIIEAVSIPVMAKARIGHFVEAQVLQALGVDYIDESEVLTPADEVNHINKWKFTTPFVCGATNLGEALRRIAEGAAMIRSKGEAGTGNVVEATRHMRTILGDIKKLAGLDEDELFVAAKNLQAPYALVKEVAGLGKLPVVMFTAGGIATPADAAMMMQLGAEGVFVGSGIFKSGDPAKRAKAIVDATLHFEDPEIIAKVSRGLGEAMVGINIDTLPENERYAGRGW; from the coding sequence GTGTCCACCACCCCCGCAAGCCCCGAGCCGTCCGGCAACGCCCCCAAGACCGGCACCGACCTGGTCAAGCGCGGCATGGCCGAGCAGCTCAAGGGCGGCGTGATCATGGACGTGGTCACGCCGGAGCAGGCCAGGATCGCCGAGGACGCCGGCGCGGTCGCGGTCATGGCCCTGGAACGCGTCCCGGCCGACATCCGCAAGGACGGCGGCGTCGCGCGCATGTCCGACCCCGACATGATCGACGGCATCATCGAGGCCGTGTCGATCCCGGTCATGGCCAAGGCCCGCATCGGCCACTTCGTCGAGGCCCAGGTCCTCCAGGCCCTCGGAGTCGACTACATCGACGAGTCCGAGGTGCTGACCCCCGCCGACGAGGTCAACCACATCAACAAGTGGAAGTTCACGACCCCCTTCGTCTGCGGCGCCACGAACCTCGGCGAGGCGCTGCGCCGCATCGCCGAAGGCGCGGCCATGATCCGCTCCAAGGGCGAGGCCGGCACCGGCAACGTGGTCGAGGCCACCCGCCACATGCGCACCATCCTCGGCGACATCAAGAAGCTCGCGGGCCTCGACGAGGACGAGCTGTTCGTCGCCGCCAAGAACCTCCAGGCGCCGTACGCGCTGGTCAAGGAGGTCGCCGGGCTCGGCAAGCTGCCGGTGGTCATGTTCACCGCGGGCGGCATCGCCACCCCGGCCGACGCGGCGATGATGATGCAGCTCGGCGCCGAGGGCGTCTTCGTCGGGTCCGGCATCTTCAAGTCGGGCGACCCGGCCAAGCGCGCCAAGGCCATCGTCGACGCCACCCTGCACTTCGAGGACCCGGAGATCATCGCGAAGGTGTCGCGCGGGCTCGGCGAGGCCATGGTCGGGATCAACATCGACACCCTCCCGGAGAACGAGCGCTACGCCGGCCGCGGTTGGTGA
- the pdxT gene encoding pyridoxal 5'-phosphate synthase glutaminase subunit PdxT, whose translation MSSPSASPSPSSSAPAVGVLAIQGDVREHAAALAEAGALARPVRKAEEIEDVDALVIPGGESTTMSKLAVSFGLFAPLRARVRAGMPVYGSCAGMIMLADKILDGRADQETVGGIDMTVRRNAFGRQNQSFEADVAFAPAPEAPLHGVFIRAPWVESVGAGVDVLATLDTGPYAGRVVAVRQGNLLATAFHPELTGDRRVHEYFVAMVRAAV comes from the coding sequence GTGTCTTCTCCGTCCGCTTCTCCGTCCCCTTCGTCGTCCGCGCCCGCGGTCGGCGTCCTCGCCATCCAGGGGGACGTGCGCGAGCACGCCGCCGCCCTCGCCGAGGCCGGCGCGCTCGCCCGCCCGGTGCGCAAGGCGGAGGAGATCGAGGACGTCGACGCCCTCGTCATCCCCGGCGGCGAATCGACCACGATGTCCAAACTCGCGGTCTCCTTCGGGCTGTTCGCCCCGCTCCGGGCCCGCGTCCGCGCGGGCATGCCGGTCTACGGCTCGTGTGCCGGGATGATCATGCTGGCCGACAAGATCCTCGACGGCCGCGCCGACCAGGAGACCGTCGGCGGCATCGACATGACCGTGCGCCGCAACGCCTTCGGCCGGCAGAACCAGTCCTTCGAGGCGGATGTCGCCTTCGCCCCCGCGCCCGAGGCGCCCCTGCACGGGGTGTTCATCCGCGCCCCGTGGGTCGAGTCGGTCGGCGCCGGGGTCGACGTGCTCGCGACACTCGACACCGGGCCGTACGCCGGACGCGTGGTCGCCGTGCGGCAGGGCAATCTGCTCGCGACCGCCTTCCACCCCGAACTGACGGGGGACCGCCGCGTGCACGAGTATTTCGTCGCCATGGTCCGCGCCGCCGTGTGA
- a CDS encoding YebC/PmpR family DNA-binding transcriptional regulator — translation MSGHSKWATTKHKKAVIDAKRGKLFAKLIKNIEVAARTGGGDVSGNPTLYDAIQKAKKSSVPNDNIDRAVKRGSGAEAGGADYQSITYEGYGPNGVAVLIECLTDNRNRAASDVRVAMTRNGGSMADPGSVAYMFSRKGVVIVPKNELSEDDVLVAVLDAGAEEVNDLGESFEVVSEAGDLIPVRSALQDAGIDYDSAEANFLPSVTVELDEDGARKIFRLIEALEDSDDVQNVYANFDVSDEVMEKIDA, via the coding sequence ATGTCCGGCCACTCGAAGTGGGCGACCACCAAGCACAAAAAGGCCGTCATCGACGCCAAGCGCGGCAAGCTTTTCGCCAAGCTCATCAAGAACATCGAGGTGGCGGCGCGCACCGGCGGCGGTGACGTTTCGGGAAACCCGACGCTGTACGACGCCATTCAGAAGGCGAAGAAGAGCTCCGTCCCCAACGACAACATCGACCGCGCGGTCAAGCGCGGTTCGGGGGCCGAGGCCGGCGGCGCGGACTACCAGTCGATCACCTACGAGGGCTACGGCCCGAACGGCGTCGCGGTGCTCATCGAGTGCCTGACCGACAACCGCAACCGCGCGGCGTCCGACGTCCGCGTCGCGATGACGCGCAACGGCGGATCGATGGCCGACCCGGGCTCGGTGGCGTACATGTTCTCCCGCAAGGGCGTCGTGATCGTGCCGAAGAACGAGCTGAGCGAGGACGACGTCCTCGTCGCGGTCCTCGACGCGGGCGCCGAGGAGGTCAACGACCTGGGGGAGTCCTTCGAGGTGGTCAGCGAGGCGGGCGACCTCATCCCGGTGCGCAGCGCGCTCCAGGACGCGGGCATCGACTACGACTCCGCCGAGGCCAACTTCCTGCCCAGCGTCACCGTCGAGCTCGACGAGGACGGCGCGCGCAAGATCTTCCGGCTGATCGAGGCACTCGAGGACTCCGACGACGTGCAGAACGTCTACGCGAACTTCGACGTGTCCGACGAGGTCATGGAGAAGATCGACGCCTGA
- a CDS encoding mannosyltransferase family protein: MPSPSTPVASDTAAKPPADPSSRGADLRERLRTTAVTSGRRFRTAVRPALPAIVGYLIARAINLVVLALMARSARKPFWSMVGSWDGEWFRDIADFGYVDKLPVSPAGKPYWVNVEFFPGYPYLVRVVSNITGLSSLNAGMLVTLVSGAVGAWGLYALGRELTGSHRAATIFALLWAAAPGSMVLTMVYSEALFVAFASWGLLAIIRRQWTTALVLCLLAGLTRNTAFAIVAALGVAALQVVLTRRDDGTRVGLLGREARRPIVATVLAPLGVVGFIVWVGVIGKRWDAWFWVQDKAFNLRFDFGVSTVQWMNKYLTHLGRPIYVVCTFVILLSVALMVWSFRNRKVPLPIHVYGGIVMFLALTTSNGWFFQSKPRFMLPAFTISLPLAVLMARWPRKVAGVLLVAGAVFSGWYVAYLVYVVDTNP, encoded by the coding sequence ATGCCGTCACCGTCCACCCCGGTCGCCTCGGACACGGCGGCCAAGCCGCCCGCCGATCCGAGTTCGCGGGGCGCGGACCTGCGCGAGCGGCTGCGGACGACGGCGGTGACAAGCGGGCGGCGGTTCCGTACGGCCGTCCGCCCCGCGCTCCCGGCGATCGTCGGCTACCTGATCGCCCGTGCGATCAACCTCGTCGTCCTCGCCCTGATGGCCCGCTCGGCGCGCAAGCCGTTCTGGTCCATGGTCGGCTCGTGGGACGGCGAGTGGTTCCGGGACATCGCCGACTTCGGCTATGTCGACAAGCTCCCGGTCTCCCCCGCGGGCAAGCCCTACTGGGTCAACGTCGAGTTCTTCCCCGGCTATCCGTACCTGGTCCGGGTCGTCTCCAACATCACCGGGCTCAGCAGCCTCAACGCCGGCATGCTCGTCACGCTGGTGTCCGGCGCCGTCGGAGCGTGGGGGCTGTACGCACTCGGCCGGGAACTGACCGGCAGCCACCGCGCCGCGACGATATTCGCCCTGCTGTGGGCCGCGGCCCCCGGCTCGATGGTGCTGACGATGGTCTACTCCGAGGCGCTGTTCGTCGCGTTCGCCTCGTGGGGGCTGCTGGCGATCATCCGGCGGCAATGGACCACGGCCCTGGTGCTGTGCCTGCTCGCCGGGCTCACCCGCAACACGGCGTTCGCCATAGTGGCGGCGCTCGGTGTCGCGGCACTGCAAGTCGTCCTCACCCGGCGCGACGACGGCACGCGCGTGGGTCTGCTGGGGCGCGAGGCGCGGCGGCCGATCGTCGCGACGGTCCTGGCTCCGCTGGGCGTGGTCGGGTTCATCGTCTGGGTCGGCGTGATCGGCAAGCGCTGGGACGCGTGGTTCTGGGTCCAGGACAAGGCGTTCAACCTGCGCTTCGACTTCGGTGTGAGCACCGTCCAGTGGATGAACAAGTACCTGACCCACCTGGGCCGCCCGATCTACGTCGTGTGCACGTTCGTGATCCTGCTCTCGGTGGCGCTGATGGTGTGGTCGTTCCGCAACCGCAAGGTGCCGCTGCCGATCCACGTCTACGGCGGCATAGTGATGTTCCTGGCGCTGACCACGAGCAACGGCTGGTTCTTCCAGTCCAAGCCGCGGTTCATGCTGCCGGCGTTCACGATCTCGCTGCCGCTGGCGGTGCTGATGGCCCGTTGGCCGCGCAAGGTCGCGGGGGTGCTGCTCGTCGCGGGGGCCGTGTTCTCGGGCTGGTACGTCGCGTACCTGGTCTACGTGGTCGACACGAACCCGTGA